From one Brachypodium distachyon strain Bd21 chromosome 4, Brachypodium_distachyon_v3.0, whole genome shotgun sequence genomic stretch:
- the LOC104584727 gene encoding mediator of RNA polymerase II transcription subunit 8 isoform X2, which produces MDAAAAHAAGAPAGEQQAAAPRAERLNQGVHHQLNLEGMRARAVGLYKAISRIIDDFNNIARTTPGGSPKWQDVLGQFSMVSMELFNIVEDIKKVNKGFVVYPRNVNAENASILPVMLSSKLLPEMEIEETTKREQLLSGITNLPVPSQMEKLKARIDMIASACETAERVIAECRKTYGLGTRQGANLGPTLDKAQAAKIQEQEGLLRAAVNYGEGLQVPGDQRQPHSSLPSHLMEVLPSGDGAHNFGVYPKNTSTFTPNVVNTQGNAQCRHLEDLADLLHHLELQEPLTLKMYPLHQCRMRTPQGQAPI; this is translated from the exons ATGGACGCAGCGGCAGCACATGCCGCCGGGGCGCCGGcaggggagcagcaggcggcagCTCCCCGGGCGGAAAGGCTCAACCAGGGGGTGCACCACCAGCTAAACCTGGAAGGcatgcgggcgcgcgcggtggGGCTCTACAAGGCCATCTCCCGCATCATCGACGACTTCAACAACATCGCCCGCACCACCCCCGGCGGTTCCCCCAAGTG GCAGGACGTGCTCGGGCAGTTCTCCATGGTGAGCATGGAGCTATTCAACATCGTGGAGGACATCAAGAAGGTGAACAAGGGATTCGTGGTGTACCCCAGGAACGTCAACGCCGAGAACGCTTCAA TACTGCCTGTAATGCTGTCGTCGAAGCTCTTGCCTGAGATGGAAATTGAGGAAACTACAAAGAGGGAACAATTGTTGTCTGGAATAACGAATCTACCTGTGCCTTCACAAATGGAAAAATTAAAG GCTAGGATAGATATGATTGCAAGTGCGTGTGAAACTGCTGAGAGAGTAATTGCAGAATGCCGTAAGACTTATGGTCTAGGAACCCGTCAGGGGGCAAATCTTGGTCCTACATTGGACAAGGCACAGGCTGCAAAGATACAGGAGCAGGAAGGCCTGCTTAGAGCAGCAGTAAATTATGGTGAAG GATTGCAGGTACCGGGAGACCAAAGGCAGCCACATTCTTCTCTTCCTAGCCATTTAATGGAAGTGCTTCCTTCTGGAGACGGGGCTCATAACTTTG GTGTCTATCCCAAAAATACATCAACATTTACGCCTAATGTTGTCAACACCCAGGGAAATGCGCAATGCAG GCATCTGGAGGACTTGGCAGATCTGCTCCATCACCTGGAACTGCAGGAACCCCTAACTTTGAAAATGTATCCACTCCACCAATGCCGTATGCGGACTCCCCAAGGTCAGGCACCAATATGA
- the LOC104584727 gene encoding mediator of RNA polymerase II transcription subunit 8 isoform X1: MDAAAAHAAGAPAGEQQAAAPRAERLNQGVHHQLNLEGMRARAVGLYKAISRIIDDFNNIARTTPGGSPKWQDVLGQFSMVSMELFNIVEDIKKVNKGFVVYPRNVNAENASILPVMLSSKLLPEMEIEETTKREQLLSGITNLPVPSQMEKLKARIDMIASACETAERVIAECRKTYGLGTRQGANLGPTLDKAQAAKIQEQEGLLRAAVNYGEGLQVPGDQRQPHSSLPSHLMEVLPSGDGAHNFGDNSGVYPKNTSTFTPNVVNTQGNAQCRHLEDLADLLHHLELQEPLTLKMYPLHQCRMRTPQGQAPI; encoded by the exons ATGGACGCAGCGGCAGCACATGCCGCCGGGGCGCCGGcaggggagcagcaggcggcagCTCCCCGGGCGGAAAGGCTCAACCAGGGGGTGCACCACCAGCTAAACCTGGAAGGcatgcgggcgcgcgcggtggGGCTCTACAAGGCCATCTCCCGCATCATCGACGACTTCAACAACATCGCCCGCACCACCCCCGGCGGTTCCCCCAAGTG GCAGGACGTGCTCGGGCAGTTCTCCATGGTGAGCATGGAGCTATTCAACATCGTGGAGGACATCAAGAAGGTGAACAAGGGATTCGTGGTGTACCCCAGGAACGTCAACGCCGAGAACGCTTCAA TACTGCCTGTAATGCTGTCGTCGAAGCTCTTGCCTGAGATGGAAATTGAGGAAACTACAAAGAGGGAACAATTGTTGTCTGGAATAACGAATCTACCTGTGCCTTCACAAATGGAAAAATTAAAG GCTAGGATAGATATGATTGCAAGTGCGTGTGAAACTGCTGAGAGAGTAATTGCAGAATGCCGTAAGACTTATGGTCTAGGAACCCGTCAGGGGGCAAATCTTGGTCCTACATTGGACAAGGCACAGGCTGCAAAGATACAGGAGCAGGAAGGCCTGCTTAGAGCAGCAGTAAATTATGGTGAAG GATTGCAGGTACCGGGAGACCAAAGGCAGCCACATTCTTCTCTTCCTAGCCATTTAATGGAAGTGCTTCCTTCTGGAGACGGGGCTCATAACTTTGGTGATAATTCTG GTGTCTATCCCAAAAATACATCAACATTTACGCCTAATGTTGTCAACACCCAGGGAAATGCGCAATGCAG GCATCTGGAGGACTTGGCAGATCTGCTCCATCACCTGGAACTGCAGGAACCCCTAACTTTGAAAATGTATCCACTCCACCAATGCCGTATGCGGACTCCCCAAGGTCAGGCACCAATATGA